The proteins below come from a single Cannabis sativa cultivar Pink pepper isolate KNU-18-1 chromosome 3, ASM2916894v1, whole genome shotgun sequence genomic window:
- the LOC115710584 gene encoding uncharacterized protein LOC115710584 encodes MAGNGENIDTPHEETPHRPGKEPMSSRRPSNSQCKRTTRSRTTQPEGGPSTRTTRSRRTQPEGGPSTQTTRSRRTQPEGGPSIRSTRSRRTQHGNGQNPRVRDEEPNLGGAQPMDYGSYDPTRAAQGNNTQNQPDLGVRRPRGRPRGSRTRRHETTQEDPQNAQEEQLGEIEGPPNNEQPEETEVPPKNPNDQPEPSHRNENRRRSKTRE; translated from the exons atGGCTGGCAATGGAGAGAATATTGACACACCACATGAAGAAACCCCTCACCGTCCTGGAAAAGAGCCAATGAGCTCTAGGAGGCCTTCCAACTCACAATGTAAACGGACCACCCGTTCCAGGACAACCCAACCTGAGGGTGGCCCAAGCACTCGGACCACTCGTTCTAGGAGGACCCAACCTGAGGGTGGCCCTAGTACACAAACTACTCGTTCAAGGAGGACCCAACCTGAGGGTGGCCCTAGTATACGGTCCACACGTTCAAGGAGGACTCAGCATGGAAATGGCCAAAACCCTAGAGTAAGGGACGAAGAACCCAATCTTGGAGGTGCTCAACCCATGGATTATGGTTCTTATGATCCTACAAG GGCAGCACAAGGGAATAATACTCAAAATCAACCTGACCTTGGAGTGAGAAGACCACGAGGCAGGCCTCGTGGCTCACGAACTAGGAGGCATGAAACTACTCAGGAGGATCCTCAAAATGCTCAAGAAGAACAACTTGGGGAAATTGAGGGACCCCCTAATAATGAGCAACCCGAGGAAACTGAGGTtccccctaaaaacccaaatgATCAGCCAGAACCATCTCATAGAAATGAGAATAGGAGGCGATCGAAAACCAGGGAATAG